The following are encoded together in the Lathyrus oleraceus cultivar Zhongwan6 chromosome 3, CAAS_Psat_ZW6_1.0, whole genome shotgun sequence genome:
- the LOC127127423 gene encoding dnaJ protein ERDJ3A, whose amino-acid sequence MKRSATTLFIILATLCFLLELEAKTFDPYKVLGVDKTASQREIQKAFHKLSLQYHPDKNKAKGAQEKFSQINNAYEILSDEEKRKNYDLYGDEKGNPGFQTGYPGGQGGPGYSGFNFRPGEQWGSGDQGGDQGGAKSFSFSFGGGDSNSFGFGLDDLFGSFFGGNSFGSKSGSSFGNSFRSQSGSKSSPKSLKAINSNVYQKEIVDEGMTWLLLSYLPSLRGIQHFESIIGEVSSTLQGALKVGSINCEKEVSLCKELGVYSRKVPRLFVYSYKENEKGSLVEYGGDLSVKDLKAFCQQHLPRFSKRIDLNQLDQFSTTGKLPRVLLLSTKKNTPVIWRVLSGLYRKRITFSDVEVPDVYDSRVKKLGVDALPAIVGWLPNGEKLILKTGVSVKDMKSGVQDLSNILDSFEKVSKKETSSQSKKEQADSEDGHIQLLSRSNFEALCGEKTPVCIIGAFRSSKAREKLESLLSLVSQMSLSRKPNPGGSSRDSISYALLDSAKQQTFLNTFDKTGYKSSDKLLIAYKPRKGKFTVFTGEMTIEEVENFISSILSGDIPFRETQKKPVLK is encoded by the exons ATGAAACGTTCAGCCACCACATTGTTCATCATCTTGGCGACGCTGTGTTTCCTTTTGGAATTGGAAGCCAAAACGTTCGACCCCTACAAG GTTCTTGGGGTTGATAAAACTGCAAGTCAACGTGAAATTCAGAAGGCTTTTCACAA ACTCTCTCTTCAATATCACCCTGATAAGAACAAGGCCAAAGGTGCACAAGAGAAATTTTCTCAGATAAATAATG CGTATGAGATTTTATCGGATGAAGAGAAGAGAAAGAATTATGACTTATATGGAGATGAGAAAGGTAATCCTGGGTTTCAAACCGGTTATCCTGGAGGGCAGGGTGGTCCTGGATATAGTGGCTTTAACTTCAGACCCGGGGAGCAGTGGGGTAGCGGTGATCAAGGAGGTGATCAAGGAGGCGCTAAGTCATTTTCGTTTTCCTTTGGCGGCGGTGATTCAAATTCTTTTGGATTTGGTTTGGATGATCTTTTTGGAAGCTTTTTTGGTGGCAATTCATTTGGGTCTAAATCTGGGTCCAGTTTTGGGAATTCATTTAGGTCTCAATCTGGTTCCAAGAGTTCCCCCAAAAGTCTTAAAGCCATAAATTCAAATGTCTACCAGAAAGAAATAGTTGATGAAGGAATGACTTGGCTTTTGCTATCTTATTTACCTTCATTGAGGGGCATCCAACACTTTGAGTCCATTATAGGAGAGGTTTCCAGCACATTGCAAGGAGCTTTGAAG GTTGGAAGCATTAACTGTGAAAAGGAAGTCTCATTATGTAAGGAGCTTGGTGTATATTCCCGAAAAGTGCCTAGGCTTTTTGTTTATTCTTACAAGGAGAATGAAAAGGGTTCTCTGGTGGAGTATGGTGGTGACTTGTCCGTTAAGGATTTGAAGGCTTTCTGTCAACAACACTTGCCAAGATTTTCAAAACGGATTGACTTGAATCAACTTGATCAATTTAGCACTACCGGAAAGTTGCCTAGGGTGCTGCTTCTCTCCACCAAAAAGAACACTCCTGTAATCTGGCGTGTTCTTAGTGGCTTGTATCGCAAACGCATTACTTTCAGTGATGTAGAG GTTCCTGATGTTTATGATTCAAGAGTGAAAAAGCTAGGAGTTGATGCACTTCCAGCTATTGTAGGTTGGCTACCCAATGGAGAAAAGCTTATTCTGAAAACAGGGGTTTCTGTGAAAGACATGAAATCTGGTGTACAAGATCTTAGTAACATACTTGATAGTTTTGAGAAAGTAAGTAAAAAGGAAACATCAAGTCAGTCCAAGAAAGAACAAGCTGATTCAGAAGACGGACACATTCAGTTGCTTTCTCGGTCAAACTTTGAGGCTCTATGTGGGGAGAAAACTCCAGTTTGCATAATCGGTGCCTTCAGATCTTCAAAAGCAAGGGAGAAGCTAGAATCGCTTCTCTCATTG GTCTCACAGATGTCCTTGTCAAGAAAACCAAATCCAGGCGGAAGCTCTAGGGACTCTATTTCGTATGCTCTCTTAGATTCTGCAAAGCAACAAACCTTTCTTAACACATTTGACAAAACAGGTTATAAATCATCAGATAAGTTATTGATTGCGTACAAACCTCGGAAAGGAAAATTCACTGTATTTACAGGTGAAATGACAATAGAGGAAGTAGAGAATTTTATCAGCTCTATTCTAAGTGGAGATATACCCTTTAGGGAAACACAAAAGAAGCCTGTACTGAAATAG